The Fimbriimonadaceae bacterium nucleotide sequence ACGCCTGGATGGCCTTCCGGGCCGAGACCATGCAGAAGTTCGTCCGTGAGGCCCGTCGGCACGTGAAAACCGCATCGCCGACCGCGCTGTTCGGCATCTACGCCGGATCCTGGTACGGCGACTACCCTCGGGTCGGCGCGAACTACGCCTCGGCCGACCTGGAGGCCGGCTTCCCCTTCCTCACCCGCGCCTATCGCGAGGCGGGCTTCGCCGGCGACCTCGATTTGCTCATCACCGGCTGCTACTACCGCTTCGGGACTCTGTATGAAGCCCTGGGCGCAGGCCGCCCTGCCGGTCAAACCGTCGAAGCCGGGGCCGTGCTCAGCACCAGAGTCTCCCGCGACCAGACCTGGACATACGCAGGAATCCAGCTGGCCGACTATTGGGACGACCCGAGGGGCCTGGAGACGGCGCTCCAAGCGGCCGTGGCCTGCTCCCAAGGCGTCATGGTCTTCGACCTTTCGCACCGGATCGACCAGTTCTGGCCCGTGCTGGAGCGGGCGTTCGCCCGACCCGCCCAAGCGCCGCACTCGGTGCCCGGCCTCCTCGAACAAGTCCGGGCCGAGCGTGCCGCCCGCGACAGGCGCGGAGAGAAAGACCCCCCCTTCCCGATCCTGGAGGGTGCACCGGGAGCCGGTTTCTAACCCCCGGGCCGTGGCCCGCTGGGCACCATCCCGCCGAGTTTTAGGGACGGTCGCCCTTTCGCCAAGAATGAATGGTGAGGTTCGAACGTCTCTAATAGCGGCCCGACTTCATGAGCCAAAGCCCGCCCACCACCCTCGGCAAGTACCAGATCATCCGAGAGATCGCGCGCTCGAACGACATCGTTTACGAGGCGTACGACCCCTTGATGAACCGCCGGGTCGCGGTGAAGGAACTCGCCATGCCGGTCGGGGCGAGCCAACAGCAGAGGGACGACCGCATCAGCCGATTTATGCGGGAGGCCCGCGCCGCCGGCTCGCTGGTCCACCCCAATATCGTCACGGTCTATGAGGTCGGGGAGCAGGAGGGCCGTCGCTTCATCGCGATGGAGTACCTCGACGGACAGAACCTGCGGAACCTACTCGACACCAAAGGCTTCGTTCCCGCCGAACGGGCGATCGAGATCGCCCAAAAGATCCTCTCCGGCCTGGAGTTCGCCCACTCTCGCGGGGTCATCCACCGGGATGTCAAGCCGGACAACGTCCAGCTCTTGGAAAGCGGCGAGGTGAAGTTGACCGACTTCGGCATCGCCCGCCTCACGTTCGAACCGAACCTCACGATGGACGGCCAGGTCTTCGGCACTCCGAGCTACATGTCGCCGGAGCAGATCAACGGCCGCGAGATCGACGCCCGCAGCGACCTCTTCAGCGTCGGCGTGATCCTTTACGAGATGCTTAGCGGCCAGAAACCGTTCCCGGGCGACGGCGTGGTGGCGATCACCTACGCGATCATGAACAAGGAGCCGCAGCAGCCCACCAACTGCAACCATGCCCTCTGGCAAGTAATCCTGCAGGCGCTCGACAAGAGCCCGCAGCTCCGGTTCTCCAGCGCCAAAGAGATGGCTGCCGCCCTCCAATCGGCGGCGGCGACCCTCTACCAAACCGTCATCGACCCGCCCGCTCCCACTCTCCAGGCCGTAGTTCCGCCCCCGGTGGTCGTGCCGCAACAGCCGCACCCGGCCTACACCCACCCCTACGGCACCGTCCAGCCCCCACAAAGCACCGCCTACGGCAACCCCTATGGCGCACCCTACGGCGCACCCTATGGCGGCCAGCAACCGATGGCCACTCCCTATGGGCCCGGCGGGCCGCCTGCGCAATACGGCTCGCCCTATGGCCAAATCCCGGTCTACTATCCGCCCCCTCCCCGGCCACCCATGTTCTCGGCCGCGACAAAGCAGACCTTCGGGAAGATCTTTGTCGCCGTGCTCCTGGTCGGCGCCCTGTTCGTGCTGGTCTTCCAAGGCATCAACGCCTTGACCGAGGCGTTCCGACCTGCCGGGAGTCGTGCGGCACGGTCTGTCAGTCCTGGCGGATGGCCGAACCTCGGAAGCCCGACGCCGTCCGCCGAAGACGAGCGATGGAGCAACGAAGAGATGGCGATCGCCGCCATCGAAGAGGCCAAGATCGAGTTCGATCCAGTCAAGCGTCGGGGACTTTGGAGCAGGTCTTCCCGCCGCTGGATCGAGGCTATCGACGCCGACCCCGACCCGAGGGAAGCGTCCAGGCGTGCCGTCGTCGCCTTCGTCACTGCCGCCAGCGACCTTGCGAACGCAGGCGACCCCATGAGAGCGCGTGAGGCTCTCTACGAAGCGCAAGGCTTTGCCCAGGGCCAGCCGGATCTTGAGCAGGTCGTGGATTCTTGGGAGACGAGACTCGGCGGATAGACATATTACCATTTTCTTGCTACAGAAAAAGCAGATTGTTCGACTGGGCCGCGGATCCCTTCGGCTGGAATACTCCCTTTGTGCGAGACTTGGCGAGCCTGTTGACCCTGGTACTTAGTCTCGCTTTGGCGGTCGCTCAAGAGCAGGATCCGACCAAGCAAAGGTCGCCTATCGCGGTGCCGACGTGAACCGGATGACCGGGCGAAGGCCGGTTCCTCGGTGCGGGGGGCCAAGATCATGAGTGGCAGTTTTCGATCCGGTGGGTCGATACAAACGTGAAGCGGCCGCGCTGGCGCTTCAACGGGGCCTATCGCCTGCTTCCCCGCCTTTCGGTGGGGTTCGAATACAACCCCGTCGTTAGTGAACTCCTTCCCACCGCGAACTGGATCGCGACACCCGAAACGGACCGGTGGCCCTTGGTAAGCTTCGGTACGAGCAGCGACCGGATCTTCACACCGGAAGGCAACCGCGCTTATTTCGTAAGCTTTGCGAAGGGCATCCACGAGACCGGACTCGCACCCTATGTCGGCATCAGCTACTCCGAATACGAAAATGGCTTGAACTTTCCGTTCGGTGTAAACGTCAGACTCTCCGACCAATGGGATCTGTTACCCATGAACGACGGGCGTAACACCCATGCTCTCCTAACTTACAAGACTAAGGACAACAACATCAGCTTCATGCTGTTGCGGCTCCACAAGCCGAGAATCGGTATAAGCTTCGGTTTCGGCTTCTAGGATAAAGCGATGACTTCAATCAACATCCTCATCTGCCTTCTCGCGCAGGATGCGCCGGTGGAAATCCCGAGGACGGATCTCCCCACCGAAGCCTACTGCGTGATTTGTGAATCGAACGGAACCGGCCACGGGCTCGAAAAGCCGGTAGCCGGGGTTAAGTATAAGGACAAGGCTTACTACTTCTGCAACAGTAGCGAAGTCAAGAAGTTCAGGGAGGATCCAGAGGCGTACTTGCCGCCCGTGCTTCCCCGACCGATGCCGACATTCGCCCTTGAAGCCATTGGAGGAGAGCAACTTAGCGTCGATAAAGGTGTGCTTCTTTTCGACTTCTGGGCAAGCTGGTGCAAACCGTGCCACGAGATCAAGCCGCGCATCGACATGGTTCGGAAACTCTATCATGATAAGGGGTTTGAGGTTCTAAGCGTCAGCGTAGACGAGAAGCGCGAAGATCTTGACAAATACCTCAAGCGTAACCCGTTCAAGAACCCGGTGTTCTGGGATAACGGAGAGACCTGGGCGGCGTGGAAAGTCCGCGCTATTCCGGCCCTCTTCCTCGTGAAGGACGGCCAGATTATCGCGCAATGGACGGGCAAGCCGAAGAAGGGCGAGCTCGAGACCGCGGTCAAGGACGCCGTCGGGGACCGACTCGTCACCCGGTGACATAATCTGTAGTCGAAGGAGGGCGAACGTGCTTGAGCCCTATCGACTTGGAGGGGTGGCAGAGTGGTCGATTGCGGCGGTCTTGAAAACCGCTTTAGGGCAACCTAACGTGGGTTCGAATCCCACCTCCTCCGCCACGGCTCTGTCTCACCGCCCAACCGCAGAGAAGCCTGCGTCGCCTGGATCCCTCACAACTGACCCTTCCGACCCCGCACGGCGAACTCAACGGCGAAACCCGCCGCGACGAGCATCGAGAACCAGATGAAACCGGTGCGATAAGGGAACGCGTCCGAGGCGGGAGGAAGGCCGACCTCCACCCGATGCGCCGCCATCTGGCCGGTCGGGACGACGTCCCGCACCACGCCCCGCTGGTCGGTCACCAGGCTCCGCCCGCGACTGCCACACCGGACGACGGGCAGGCCTGACTCGATGCTGCGCCAGACCGTCGAGAGCCAAAGCTGGTTCCAAGCCGGCGTCTCCTCGTACCAATCGTCGATCGACATCTGCGCGAGGAGCTGCGCCCCGTTGCGAGAGTGCGCCTCGACGACTTCCGTGAAGACGCCCTCAAAGCAAATCAGTGGGCCGAGCTTGATGCCGTTCACTTCAAAGGGCGCGATCGTGGAGCCCGGCGACAAGTCGACGGGGGCGAGGTTGAACGCGTCCAGAAACGGGAAGATCCCCCGCCCCGGCACGTACTCGCCGAACACGACCAACCGGGTCTTGTCCATGGCGCGCCACTCCCCGTCGTAGCCGAAGGCGGTCGAATAGAACTTGCCCCCCCGAGGGCGGATGCCCGCGAAGAGCACAGGGACGGGGGGCCGCCGCCCGAGGGGGTTGAGCGGTGGCATCGTTGGCCCGGCGTCCGCGAACCCTTCCGGATAGATCAAGAGGTCCGGGGCCTGGGCGATCGCGCGAGAGGCGATCAGCCGCCCCGCTTCGGCGATGCGCTGCGGCCGGGTCTCCCGGTCCGAAAACGCCATGTCCACCCCGGTCTGCCCGATCGTGACGACCTTGGTCGTCGTCGGCTGCCGCTGGCCAAACCGGGCCATCGAGACGAGCATCAAGCCCAAGAACACGAGCCCCATCCGGAACGTGGTCTGCCCGGGCGGGAGCTTCTCGCCCTCCGGCCCCGTCTCCGGCCAAACGAACATCGCGAGCACGACGTTCGGGATCGCGACCCAAGCCGAAACGAGGATCACCGTGCCATACGCGGCGTGCTGGACGAACTGAGGATAGAGGCCGAGCGGAGTCGCCAAGAACCCCCATGGAAAGGCCAGACCGGGCAAAAACGCCCTCAAGCCTTCGTGCGCGGCCCAGACCAATGGGATCGCCCAAGGACGCCGCAGCTTCCAGCACACCGAGACGAGCCAGCCGAGCGGCACATAGACCACGGAAGCCGCCAGCGAGGCCAGCACCCAGGGCACCATCGCCAGGAAGACATTGCCCGTCCACCGCGTCACGAAGGGCAGCAGCCATGCCATCTGGCACGCGAAGTGCAGCCCGCCGAAAAGCATCCCTGAGCGGACCGCCTGTTTCCCGGACGCCTCGCGAAGCGACGCGAACCACGGGGCCAAGGCGACGAAAACGAGCAGGAAGAGGTTGAACGGCGGATAGGCGAGGTTGAAAAGCGCGACGCTGGCGACGACCGGCCAAACCCGGCTAAGCCAAAGCGGGATCTTCAAGGTAAGCCTCCAGGTGGCCCGTCTCGTCATAACCTTCCAAGGCGAAGTAGCCGTCCGCCCGCCGCCAAAGCGTCGTAACTCCCGTGTTCGAAAAGCGGAAGCTGCGCGCCGTCTCCGGAGTCCCCCTCACCAGCCTCGAGAGAAGCTGGGCGATGGATCCTCCATGGGAGACGACCAGGGTGTCGCCAGGCTCTTGGGAGAGCAACTCCGCGACGTTGGAAAGCCGGCGCCAGACCGTGTGCATCGATTCGCCCCCCGGCGGGGTCACTTCGTAGTCCGCGCAGCCCAGGCGCTTCGCCTCCTCCTGGAGCCACTTGCGCACCGTTACATAGTCCGCGCCTTCCAACTCCCCAAAGGTCCGCTCGCGCAAATCTTCGCGGAACTCGACTTGCGCCCCCGAGAGTTCGAGCCAGGGCGTCAAGGTTTGGCGGCACCGGGTGAGATCGCTCGAGAGAACCCGCGAGAAGGACTGGCCGTGCAGGTGGCGGGCCAAAGCTCGGGCCTGAAGGTGCCCTTCCGCGTTCAGTTCGATGTCGGCGTGGCCTTGCGCCCGGCCTTCCTTGTTCCAATCTGTCTGGCCGTGACGGACGAGGACGACGCGCACCGGCCCAGGTTACACCGACCACGGCACAAGCTCCGAGACTTCTCGGCCGTCCGACCAGACCCGGAGGGTGCCGAGCTTGAGCGCCCGAACCGGGGCAGGGGCGATCGCGTCGCACAGCACCACCATCCGGTTGCGCGCCGGCTCGAATGAGCGCACCACGCCCATCCCAAAGTCTTCGCCGGACTCGCGGGCGAAGCTGCACACCAACCCTTCGTACTCCGACGCCTTGGTGTGGACGAGCTTGCCCGCCCCGGCCTGGGCGCACAGGCGGCCGACCAGGCCGTCGTCCAGATCAGCGTCATCGACGACCAAGAGCGTCTCGCCGCACTTCTCCAAGTAACCGGCGAAGTCGGGGCTGCGGAAACGCTCGCCGGAACCCAGCCGAGCGCCGACCACGCGCACCTGCCCCAAGTCCACCTCCTGAAGGGTCGACCGCTCGAAGAGCTCCAGCCATCGGGCCCGTCGCTGGGCCTCGCGGACCACGACCGGATATTGGTCGGGCATCTCCACCTCCTCGGCCCCCACGGGCCAGGGCCACCTCGCCATCGGCGAGCCCTCCGGCACGATAACGCGGGACGCCCGAAGGGCCCTCGCCACGCTCAAAGCCAAATGGCGGTGGAACGGCGTCTCGCGGACCGGGAAAGAGAGCACGATGGCATCGGGCGGGAGCGCCCCCGCGAGTTCGACCGCAGCCTCAAGAAGGGCCACCGGGTCGGAACGCGGGTCCAACCCGCCAATGAGCCGCCAATCTCGGACGCCACCTTCCAGCCACGCAAAGCACCGCGCGGGCGGGCCGTGGTCCGCGTCGGAAGGGTCGAGGCAAAGCCTCGCAGGACGGTCTTTGGTTTCCTGCGGCCAGTCCAATCCGCGACTCCTCACGCAAAACAGCACGCCTTGCGTCTTAGGACGGTCGCTAACCGGCGCGGGCGCCTTCCAACTCTTCTTTCGGGGTGAACGTGGGACCGAGGAACAGCTCCAGGCTGCTCTTCGCCGCTTCCGCGCTTTCTTCCGAAGCCCGATAGAGGGCTTGAATCTCCTCGAATCTTTGACCGAAGGCCACGACGATTTCCGGGTCGAAGAGCCGGCCCGACTCCTTCAGAATGTAGTCCCGCGCTTCGGCAAGCGACCAGGCCCGCTTGTACGGGCGCTCGCTCACGAGGGCGTCGAAGACGTCCGTCACCGCGACGATCCTTCCCGCGATCGGCGTCTGAGCCCCGGATAACCCATAGGGGTAGCCCGTGCCGTCCCACCGCTCGTGGTGGGTCAGGGCGATCCTCTCGGCCATCTGCAGCAACGGCAGACTGGAACCCTCCAGGAGCCGCGCGCCGTAGTGCACGTGTTGCTGCACGACCACCCGCTCGTCCGGGGTCAGCGCGCCCGGTTTGCTCAGGATCGAGTCGGGCACGCCGATCTTTCCGATGTCGTGGAGCACCGCCGCCTGACCGATCAAAGTCGCGGTCTCAGGGTCGAGCCCCACCGCCTGCGCCAGAAGCTCGCTCGTGCGGCCGATGCGAAAGTTGTGGCCGCGCCGCTCTTCGTCGCGGTACTCCGCCGCCAGGGCCAGCCGGTTGACAAGGTCGAGCTTCGCCTCTAGCGACTCCTCGTGCGTCCGGTCAATATCCGCCACGAGCCGCCGGGTCGAATAATAGATGAGCGCCGCAGACAGCGCCACGATCCCCGCACCCTCTAAAGTGTAGGCGAGCGGGTGGACGTCCACTCCCCAATGGTGGACGAGTGCCTGCCCGACCAGCGCCGCAAAGCCCAGTCCCAAATAGACACCGCTGGCCCTAAGCGCCGCCAAAGTCGGTCTCGGAAAAAAGCCCCCCGTATTTCCGCCTGACCCCATCAGACGGCTGTTATACAGGACTTTTCCCCACTTTGTACACGGGCCCAGCGGTTTTAGATACACCGTTTTCAGGGAATTTCTCAGTTTTTTGAATTACTTGAGCACCTCACGGCCTGTTTCCGTCGTTTTATCGCGCCTTGAGGATCCGCACCGACCGTTACACTGACGTCGGTAGACTGCAACCCTAATGGGCGAAGCCATCCGAATGACGGATTCCGGACTCCAAGTCCCCGACAATCCAATCCTCCCCTTCATCGAAGGGGACGGCATTGGCCCTGATATCTGGAGGGCGGCCGTGCGGATCTTCGACGCGGCAGTCGAAAAGGCGTACGGGGGACGTCGCAAGGTCGAGTGGAAGGAAGTCCTCGCGGGGCAAAAGTCGTTCGACCAGGTAGGCAGCTGGCTCCCCGACGAGACCCTGGACGCGTTCCGCACCTACCTCGTCGGGATCAAGGGGCCCCTGACCACGCCCGTCGGCGGCGGGATCCGCTCCCTGAACGTCGCCCTGCGACAGCAGCTCGACCTGTACATTTGCCTCCGCCCCGTCCGGTATTTCGAGGGCGTCCCCTCGCCTGTCCGCCGGCCGCAGGACGTGGACATGGTGATCTACCGCGAGAACAGCGAGGACATCTACGCGGGCATTGAGTTCGAGCAGGGTACTGACGAGTGCGAGAAGCTCGTCCAAATGCTGCGCGAGAACTTCCCGGACAAGTTCAAGAAAGTCCGCTTCCCAGACTCAAGCGGCTTTGGGTTGAAACCTGTCTCTCGGGAAGGAACTCAGAGGCTCGTGCGGGCCGCGCTGGACTATGCCGTCAAAGAAAGGCGCCCTTCCCTGACCCTCGTGCACAAAGGCAACATTATGAAGTTCACCGAGGGCAAGTTCGCCGAGTGGGGCTACGAAGTGGCCCGCGAGGAGTTCGGCGCAGTCGAGATCGACGGCGGCCCCTGGATGAGTCTCGAGAAGGACGGGCATAAGGTCATCGTCAAGGATGTGATCGCGGACAACTTCCTCCAACAGATCCTGATCCGGGCCGGCGACTATAGCGTCATCGCGACGATGAACCTGAACGGCGACTACATCAGCGACGCCCTTGCCGCGCAAGTCGGCGGGATCGGAATCGCCCCCGGCGGCAATATTAACCTGGTCACCGGACACGCCGTCTTCGAGGCCACCCATGGCACCGCCCCCAAATACGCAAACCAAGACAAAGTCAACCCTTCGTCAATAGTCCTATCTGGAGAAATGATGTTCCGCTACATCGGATGGATCGAAGCGGCAGACAAAATCATCGGTGGAATCGAGAAGGCTATCCTCTCCAAGAAAGTCACATATGACTTCGCAAGACAGACTGAGGGCGCTACTGAAGTCAGCACGAGTGCCTTCGCCGACAACGTCATCGCCCACATGTGACGTGAGCGGACCCTACGGGCAAGACAACTTGACCCTCACTTGTCTTGCCCTTCCCGAAACAACAAACATCGTATTTTCCTTAGCTTCTTATAGCCTCAATCTTCTTCGAGTCGTAAAGTCACTCGTAAATGCACCTGTTGTCTTCCGCTTAGACCCTAAGTGTCCAAAAAAGAGGGCATAATAGAGCCCGTGAGTCCAAGTGGGCTCCACCCTTGTTCGCAAGGGCCTGCGCCGGACCCCCGGGATCGGCACGGTTCTTGCAATGAGGATTGATTGAGAGGTACCCAACATGAAGAAGATTCTGCTGATCGCCCTTGCGGGCGCTCTTACTGGCGCCGCGCACGCCAGCTTTACCGTCGCCACTTTCGCCGACCCGACCAAGCAGTCCTCTGAGTTCCTGTTCACTTTCGACATGAATGCGAACACCCTCAGCGGTTCTTGGACCGGTAACGGCCTGACCATGCTCACGCCGGGCTTCACCAGCGGCGGCCAGTCTACGGACGTCCGCTTTGAGATGGCGCCCGTCCAGCTCACCGCTGTTATTCCGAACTTGCTCTACACGATGGGCGCCGGCGCGGTCAATTTCTACACGACCGATCCGAACAGCCCGATCTTCACGATCACTTTCGACGGCGGCACGTTCTTGAACCCGTTCAACGCGGGCGCCAGCGAGCTTTCGGGCAACAACATCACCTTCGCCGGCCCGGACGTTCCGACCGGCCTCAGCGAGGAGCAGTTCTCGTTCAGCTTCGCGAACCCGGTCGCCAGCGGCAACGTCATCACGTACACGGGCTCGTTCACGTCCTCGGCCGTGCCTGAGCCGGCTTCGATGCTCGCTCTCGGCGCTGGTATCGCCATGATCGCCAGCCGCCGCCGCGCGCGCTAAGCCTCGAAAGGAAATACCTTTTCCTTCAACTTTAACTTGCCTTGCTGTGGGGCGCTCCCAAATCTGGGAGCGCCCCCTTTTCATTCCCCCCTAGGGGGCAACCGGCTCGGACCGGAAAAACGACCAAGCCGCCATCGACCAGCCGATGATCATGAGGACGCCGCCGATCGGCGTCACCGCGCCCCACCACTTCACGCCAGTCAGGGCCAGCAGGTAGAGCGTGCCCGAGAAAACCAGCGTCCCCGCAAAGGCGGTCCATCCTCCGCGCAGGACGCCTGGTGCCGACTTGGCGAACGCGGCCAAAGCCAGGAGGCCGACCGCGCTCCAGGTCTGATAAAAGAGCGCCCGCTCGAAGATCCCCATCGAATAAGCGTCGAGGACGCCCCGCAAGGCGTGGGCGCCGAACGCGCCGAATGCGGTCCCGAGCGCCAACAACAGCGCAGCGACCCCGGCCAACCGCTTCACGGGCCTCCCA carries:
- a CDS encoding DUF423 domain-containing protein, coding for MKRLAGVAALLLALGTAFGAFGAHALRGVLDAYSMGIFERALFYQTWSAVGLLALAAFAKSAPGVLRGGWTAFAGTLVFSGTLYLLALTGVKWWGAVTPIGGVLMIIGWSMAAWSFFRSEPVAP
- a CDS encoding redoxin domain-containing protein, with translation MTSINILICLLAQDAPVEIPRTDLPTEAYCVICESNGTGHGLEKPVAGVKYKDKAYYFCNSSEVKKFREDPEAYLPPVLPRPMPTFALEAIGGEQLSVDKGVLLFDFWASWCKPCHEIKPRIDMVRKLYHDKGFEVLSVSVDEKREDLDKYLKRNPFKNPVFWDNGETWAAWKVRAIPALFLVKDGQIIAQWTGKPKKGELETAVKDAVGDRLVTR
- a CDS encoding protein kinase; the encoded protein is MSQSPPTTLGKYQIIREIARSNDIVYEAYDPLMNRRVAVKELAMPVGASQQQRDDRISRFMREARAAGSLVHPNIVTVYEVGEQEGRRFIAMEYLDGQNLRNLLDTKGFVPAERAIEIAQKILSGLEFAHSRGVIHRDVKPDNVQLLESGEVKLTDFGIARLTFEPNLTMDGQVFGTPSYMSPEQINGREIDARSDLFSVGVILYEMLSGQKPFPGDGVVAITYAIMNKEPQQPTNCNHALWQVILQALDKSPQLRFSSAKEMAAALQSAAATLYQTVIDPPAPTLQAVVPPPVVVPQQPHPAYTHPYGTVQPPQSTAYGNPYGAPYGAPYGGQQPMATPYGPGGPPAQYGSPYGQIPVYYPPPPRPPMFSAATKQTFGKIFVAVLLVGALFVLVFQGINALTEAFRPAGSRAARSVSPGGWPNLGSPTPSAEDERWSNEEMAIAAIEEAKIEFDPVKRRGLWSRSSRRWIEAIDADPDPREASRRAVVAFVTAASDLANAGDPMRAREALYEAQGFAQGQPDLEQVVDSWETRLGG
- a CDS encoding PEP-CTERM sorting domain-containing protein is translated as MKKILLIALAGALTGAAHASFTVATFADPTKQSSEFLFTFDMNANTLSGSWTGNGLTMLTPGFTSGGQSTDVRFEMAPVQLTAVIPNLLYTMGAGAVNFYTTDPNSPIFTITFDGGTFLNPFNAGASELSGNNITFAGPDVPTGLSEEQFSFSFANPVASGNVITYTGSFTSSAVPEPASMLALGAGIAMIASRRRAR
- a CDS encoding histidine phosphatase family protein; this translates as MRVVLVRHGQTDWNKEGRAQGHADIELNAEGHLQARALARHLHGQSFSRVLSSDLTRCRQTLTPWLELSGAQVEFREDLRERTFGELEGADYVTVRKWLQEEAKRLGCADYEVTPPGGESMHTVWRRLSNVAELLSQEPGDTLVVSHGGSIAQLLSRLVRGTPETARSFRFSNTGVTTLWRRADGYFALEGYDETGHLEAYLEDPALA
- the icd gene encoding NADP-dependent isocitrate dehydrogenase yields the protein MGEAIRMTDSGLQVPDNPILPFIEGDGIGPDIWRAAVRIFDAAVEKAYGGRRKVEWKEVLAGQKSFDQVGSWLPDETLDAFRTYLVGIKGPLTTPVGGGIRSLNVALRQQLDLYICLRPVRYFEGVPSPVRRPQDVDMVIYRENSEDIYAGIEFEQGTDECEKLVQMLRENFPDKFKKVRFPDSSGFGLKPVSREGTQRLVRAALDYAVKERRPSLTLVHKGNIMKFTEGKFAEWGYEVAREEFGAVEIDGGPWMSLEKDGHKVIVKDVIADNFLQQILIRAGDYSVIATMNLNGDYISDALAAQVGGIGIAPGGNINLVTGHAVFEATHGTAPKYANQDKVNPSSIVLSGEMMFRYIGWIEAADKIIGGIEKAILSKKVTYDFARQTEGATEVSTSAFADNVIAHM
- the lnt gene encoding apolipoprotein N-acyltransferase; the protein is MKIPLWLSRVWPVVASVALFNLAYPPFNLFLLVFVALAPWFASLREASGKQAVRSGMLFGGLHFACQMAWLLPFVTRWTGNVFLAMVPWVLASLAASVVYVPLGWLVSVCWKLRRPWAIPLVWAAHEGLRAFLPGLAFPWGFLATPLGLYPQFVQHAAYGTVILVSAWVAIPNVVLAMFVWPETGPEGEKLPPGQTTFRMGLVFLGLMLVSMARFGQRQPTTTKVVTIGQTGVDMAFSDRETRPQRIAEAGRLIASRAIAQAPDLLIYPEGFADAGPTMPPLNPLGRRPPVPVLFAGIRPRGGKFYSTAFGYDGEWRAMDKTRLVVFGEYVPGRGIFPFLDAFNLAPVDLSPGSTIAPFEVNGIKLGPLICFEGVFTEVVEAHSRNGAQLLAQMSIDDWYEETPAWNQLWLSTVWRSIESGLPVVRCGSRGRSLVTDQRGVVRDVVPTGQMAAHRVEVGLPPASDAFPYRTGFIWFSMLVAAGFAVEFAVRGRKGQL
- a CDS encoding HD domain-containing protein: MAALRASGVYLGLGFAALVGQALVHHWGVDVHPLAYTLEGAGIVALSAALIYYSTRRLVADIDRTHEESLEAKLDLVNRLALAAEYRDEERRGHNFRIGRTSELLAQAVGLDPETATLIGQAAVLHDIGKIGVPDSILSKPGALTPDERVVVQQHVHYGARLLEGSSLPLLQMAERIALTHHERWDGTGYPYGLSGAQTPIAGRIVAVTDVFDALVSERPYKRAWSLAEARDYILKESGRLFDPEIVVAFGQRFEEIQALYRASEESAEAAKSSLELFLGPTFTPKEELEGARAG